The following is a genomic window from Aythya fuligula isolate bAytFul2 chromosome 7, bAytFul2.pri, whole genome shotgun sequence.
tgaacaaGTCAAGCCTTAGATTAATTTCTTGTACTTTCACTCACTGTTAAATGATTATTTAACGAACACAGGTGGCTTGATATTAGCATCCTTACCACAAGGTTGTATATGTTCTTTCAAAGACGATATATTGATTTATTCCCAAACATGGGGGCTTAAAACATAAAGGGAACCTGAGGCAAATGGGTAATTTATCCACACTGGCTCTAATGTGCATAGGTACTGGCACCAACGCGTGCTACATGGAGGAAATGAGGCACATCGATTTGGTGGAAGGTGATGAAGGCAGGATGTGCATTAACACAGAGTGGGGTGCCTTTGGAGATGATGGTGCTTTGGATGACCTCCGCACGGAGTTCGATCGGGAGCTCGATCTGGGATCTCTCAATCCTGGAAAACAATTGTAAGTGATTTCTTAAAAAGTGATTACTTAAAAAGTACGTATTTAAAGTCCGCTTCATCAAAACTGCTTCTACTGGCTGAGCTGCTTGCAGGTTTTTGACTAGTCTTTTTAATCACTCACTTTTCTGGAGAGGCTCAAGTTGGGTTCCAGGACCTCAGGAAGGTATCTTAGGTTCCAAACCCATTTTGTAGATGCTTAATGATTGACCTGCATAAGAACACACTTGAACTTGCTGTTGCTCTGGAGAGCTGGTGGACACCTATAATCCCTCTTGCTTCTCATTCCAGGTTTGAGAAGATGATCAGTAGCCTGTATTTGGGGGAACTTGTAAGACTCATTCTTCTAAAAATGACAAAGGAAGGTCTGCTCTTCAATGGGAAGGTGTCAACAGCTCTGCTTACTAAGGACAAGATCGAAATGAAGCATGTGTGTGCAATGGAAAAGTAAGAGCCTATGACATGCCCTTTGAGAGGGGCTGTTAATATTTCACACTCACAGCAATGATACCTAACATTTCTTCATAATCAGGGAGCACTGGGAATCGATCCTGAGCTGTCcagcttggttttgcttttgcctAGGAGAAAAGTTGATCCTTCTGTATGCAGAAGTGATGGAAGGTGAAGTTTTAGCAAAATACCCCAgcatttttgcagttttcaacTTTTGTGATGTCCCAATCCTGGTGCTGCAGAGAGGTAGTGCATGCTGTAGGTCACCTAATGGGTGACCGCATGGAAAGCTGACAGATTCTGGTGTTTTAGAGGGGAATCTTGGTCCACGCTGTGGACCAGTAATTTCTCTTGTGCTGAGTAAAGGTGTACCTCTATTGCTGTGCTCTCTAAATATTTCATCCTCTTCTGTACTTGGTCAGCCAATTTGTATGTCTTGCAGAAAACTGACCTCCAGGGAGCAGCCTCTTAATGCTTTTGGGTAGAGCATGGGACAGGTGCTCCTGGTTTATGGGAACCAATTATGACCGTGCCTGATGGGTTCTGCCCTGGCCTTCTCTCATTTGTTTGAGCCCACTTGCAGATATTAACTTAAGTGCTGCCTTCATACCCTTGCATTAGGTGatgctttcctttgttttgggGTAGATACAAGGAAGGTCTGAGCAACACAAAGGAGATCCTTACGGAGCTGAACCTGTTTCCCTCTGAAGAGGACTGCATTGCTGTCCAGCACGTCTGCACCATCGTTTCCTTCCGCTCGGCCaacctctgtgctgctgccctaGCAGCCATACTGACCCGCCTGAGGGAGAACAAAAAGGTGCCAAGGCTGCGAACCACTGTCGGGATCGACGGGGGACTCTATAAAACTCACCCCCAGTACGTATCTAAAGAGGGTTTGGGAATTGCTGGCCACGTGTTGATGTTGCAAAGATTTTCCACCTCTGTCTGTGTGGCTTTTGGAGAGCTGCTCGTTGTGCTGCGGGGTTGGGATGAGGTCTGGTGGGATGTGGAGGGTCAGACTGACCTTGCTGTTGCAAAGCTGGGTTTGCTTCAGAGCTTTAGAGCTTGGGGTGGGATGGGAACAACATGACACACAATGCTGCTGTCTGGGTGGGAGAATTGGTTCCTTGGGTGACTCCTGAGCATCCAGGGCACTTGCTgtttattgtttcctttttttttttttttttttttttccctctttgttttttaacctaTGCTTCCATTTCTTACATGTCCTAATTTCTGTCCTTCTCTGGCTGTGCTTCAGTACTCGTGGTGTTGGATGTGTATTAGAAGTGTAGATGAAGTAAGCCACGTGTGAAATGAGTCTAAAGAAGCTCTTTGTTCCCGCAGATACCCCAAACGTCTGCACAAGGTGGTGAGAAGGCTGGTCCCCAACTGTGATGTTCGGTTCCTCCTGTCTCAGAGTGGCAGTGCTAAGGGAGCTGCGATGGTTACGGCAGTGGCGTACAGGCTGGCCGCTCAGCGCAAGCAAATCGACGCCGTTCTCGCACCGTTCCTGCTGTCCCTGGACACCCTCAGAGAGGTAAAGAACAAAATGAGGGCCGAGCTGGAATATGGGCTCAAGAGAGAGACGCAAGCCAGTGCCACAGTGAAGATGTTGCCCACCTATGTCTGTGGGATGCCAGATGGAACTGGTAAGTTTATTTCCTGGACACCTGGCGGTGCACGAAAGCTGCCTGTCTGTTTTCGGGGGAGAACATGCCAATTATTCTGGAAAATGCCAGGGGGGATTTCTGTTGGCAAATCAATGCttcctgcagcattttctgGCTGGCTCTTTAGCCTCTAGCCTAAGGAAGTGAGAGCATAAATGCCACAGGGGGCAGTGTGCTGTCCTGTGTTCCTGCAGATGTGTGGCAGAGTATGGCATCCTGACTGGCAAACGTGCTGCAAGAAgcatcaaaatgaaatatttctcttgcaGAGAGTGGGAAGTTCCTTGCCCTGGATCTTGGTGGGACAAATTTCAGAGTTCTGCTGGTCAAAATTAGAAGCGGGAGGAGGAGATCCGTGCAGATGTACAACAAGATCTTTGCCATTCCTTTGGAGATCATGCAAGGGACAGGGGAGGAGGTAACTTCTAATGAACACCTAATTGATCTAGTCAAGACCCAATTAATAGGAGAATATGTGagattttcatgcttttttttgttcttccagcTCTTTGACCATATAGTCCAGTGCATAGCAGACTTCCTGGAGTATATGGGGATTAAAGGTGCCCGGCTGCCTCTGGGCTTcaccttttccttcccatgcAGGCAAGCCAGCATTGACAAGGTAAGGACTGCAACAACAAATGGGTCAAATGATATCATTTTGGGGGAGGATGGCTTGTTAGTTTGGAAATTGTGGGTAAAAACTCCTAAATGTTTCCCCCAGGTAGGGACTTTACAAGGGAAAGTGTGTGTAGAACTTCCACCTAATGTGTGTGAAAAGAGGTAGATGTCCCTTGCTTTTATTCCATAAAGAGGCAGTGCTAGCTTATGATGGCTGAATGACCACGCATTTTTAATAGCCCAGGAATCTCTTATGCTGCCTTCTGCCTTTAATGCCATGAGAGAACAGACTCCTCCTTGTACTACTTCAGCTAAAATCCCTGGGTGTTTTCTAACTCTGCTGCACAGCCCTGACTGTAGCTTCTGTACTGCATTAGCGGCTTCTTGGTGAATGTCAGGGAGCAGAACTGAGTTTGCTTGTTCAGAGCTTGGAAGGGTTGGACCTCTCTGGCTTGGATTTGTTAATCTAATGTCTATGGCTTTTTGACAGATCTCATCTCTTTGTCTTTCCAGCCATCTAATGTAAGAAAAGTAattagggttaaaaaaaaaataaaaatcaaattcaggAAGAAATCATTCTTGATTATTCATTTcctaaaggggaaaaagaagttttGCTGCCTATTTCTAGTCAAATATGTCAAATACACAGGGAAATGAGGGACGACTATTTTATCAAAAGTTTTTATGTCCTGGTGGTTTTCACAATAGTCTCTGAATCTAGAGACTAGTCTAGACAGCCTCTAATGTGACCTGGGATCTGTATGCTTAGTAATAAGATTTATCTGTTTGTGGGGAGACCACTCAATATCCTTTCCAAaactacaggaaagctgggtgAGACCCAACTCTCAGGGCCCCATAATACGTCGCCCATTGTGTTTGGTCTATTACCGTTGCTAGACAGGGAAataacatcattaaaaaaaaaaaaaaaaaaaggtggtagTGGTGGAGGAAAAAGGCTTATGCTTGGGGTGTATGGTCTTCTCTctgtattcattttctgtttttttcctcttctgtttcaggGTACACTTGTGGGATGGACAAAAGGTTTTAAGGCAACAGACTGTGAAGGGGAAGATGTTGTCGATATGCTGAGGGAGGCTATCAGGAGAAGAAATGTGAGCTattcttctctgctctttttgGTGTGTTAACGCATGCTCCCTCTTCCTCCAGTACCCCACTAGTGATTGTGACTTGTGTTTTAGGAGTTTGACTTGGACATTGTAGCAGTGGTGAATGACACTGTCGGGACAATGATGACATGCGGATACGAGGATCCAAACTGTGAGATTGGCCTTATTGCAGGTACAGTGATGCTGCAGTCGCCACTGTAAGAAGAAAGCACGTGTGCAGGTGCTGGGCTTCACGCCCTGCTATAGAATTCGTAAAACAATGTCCCTTATTTGAGGTAGATATGTGGTATTACTAGTTGCTTGGGGTTCTTGGCAGATTTGTATGGTGTTCAACAGAGAATATAATAGCACCAGTAGCAGATACAATCAGAAGTGCAACAGATTCAGAATCTGATGGTGCCAGGTAAAAGAATAGGGGAACAGTAGATACAGCAGGagtctttgttttaacaaatatGTTCATGTTCTAGCAAATAGGACCTGTGTAACTAGTTCGTAGGCTTTGGAGCAAGaatatttcactgaatttaaaaCTTACCTGAATTCTTTGTGGGCTTTTTAGATGATCCCCCATTTGGTCCCTCCAACTTGTCATGTAGAAATACATCTACGCATAGAAGATCTGAAACCCCAGTTAGAAAATAAACTCTGCTGGCTGGTTACATGCACCAGCCATCTCATTTTGGTTGCAGAAATGAGCTTTATATTGCCTCATGTAACCCGTGTTGCAAGTGATAAGGCCCTGTTCACCAAATCACCAAATCAGACTTGGTTTCTGCCTGACTGGCTGCTAGACAGGATTTGCTTTAGAAAGCAGGCTCGAATGCAAAAGATGATTTGTGGTGCAACCAGACTGGCAGCAATGATCTGCCAAAGGCTGCCAAAGCCATTTCTGACCTATGACAGaatcctttttcctctgcacttggAATATGCTGTGCTGGACCCACTGGGAAAAATTTCTGTTGTGATTCCATAACAGCTTCACTCCTCTGGCTGAAGCCGTGGCATTTCTTTCCTCCTAGGAACCGGCAGCAACGTGTGCTACATGGAGGACATGAAAAACATAGAAATAGTGGAAGGGAACGAAGGAAAAATGTGCATTAATACAGAATGGGGAGGATTCGGTGACAATGGCTGCATTGACAACATCAGAACCAAATATGATAAACAAGTAGATGAAGGCTCACTGAATGCAGGGAAACAGAGGTAACAGATTTTTGATGGCTGAAAGATGGCTCTTACTCTGCaagtttttattgctttttcaagTTTATTACACTACTCAGCTGTGTATGTACCACTTGTGAAACATAGCTAACTTGCAAcccatttaaaagcattttttcttcttttataacACAACAGGTATGAAAAAATGACCAGTGGAATGTACCTAGGTGAAATAGTGCGGCAAATTCTGATCGACTTAACCAAACAAGGGCTGCTGTTCAGAGGACAGATTTCAGAATCACTCAGGAAAAGAGGCATATTTGAAACGAAATTCCTGTCACAGATTGAAaggtaaaattaattaattcacaTGTTTTAAGTCCTCAAGGTCTTCTGGAACATCCAGAAAATAATCTTCTCCAAAAATGTGGAGGCTCTTCCTTGAAGAAGTCATTTATAGCTTCCTTCTTTGTCCCCCCCTCAACCCCGAATGAATTATCATTTCATTTCCAGTGTTGTATTGGATGTCTTAGCTATCAAAAATTATTGCACTTGGAGTCATTCCTGTAGAACTTAagatagtattaaaaaaaaaaaaagtcagcaataTATAAATATCCCATGAATATGTGCTTACCTAAATACCTGTACATGATCGAACCAGTCTTCCAGGCTGTTTGGAACCCTTCCCACTATTGAAAAACTTTGAAGGTAATGTCTCAGCCTTCAGATCAAAAGAATAAGGTCAGGTGGCTGATCTGGCACAGCTTCCTCCTGACTTTGGGAGTTAGGTGAATAGCTACTGTTTGTGCCTTCTGGAAATACAGTCTAACATAGCAAAGAGCATGTGAGGAGCAAAATTTTGATCTGAATTCAGGCTGgaatttgctttaaaacaaatgaagggtGTGAGCTGGAGTCCCACTTCCTGTGAATCACCTCAGAATCCCATCGGTAAGGCTTGTAAAGGTTCCTGCCTGCCAGAGCTTCCCGTAACGCCCCGGTGCTGCCTGTGTTTGCCTTTACGCAGCGACCGGCTCGCCCTCCTCCAAGTGCGTCGAATTCTGCAGCAGCTCGGCCTGGACAGCACGTGTGAGGACAGCATCATTGTGAAAGAAGTGTGTGGGGCTGTTTCCAGGAGAGCTGCCCAACTCTGTGGGGCGGGACTGGCAGCTATTgtagagaagaagagagaaaaccgAGGTGTGGAGCACTTGCAAATTACTGTTGGAGTAGACGGGACCTTGTACAAGCTCCATCCGCAGTGAGTACCTTGGTACCCACCCCTTCCCTTTGCTGTTAGCTCATTTCCAGCGTGAACATGTAGCGGGCTGCACCAGCCTTCTTCTGAGGCAATCAAAAAGGTGAGAGGATAAAGATCTAATACGTTTTCCTGCATCCTTTGCCTAGGCAAAGGACTGAAAATTGTGAAGAAAAGCCCTGTTATCACTGGAAGGCTCTTGTTCTCTGGTGTACTGAGCATTTCtacatttctatatttattattcatattcttacatttctaatatttatttctcagtgtttcAAGGGATTTCTGCGATGTCTAGGTGTCTCAGAAGGAAAGCTATGTTGAGTAGTTAGAGCTGGGTCAATATTTTGTGAGCAAGGCCTTGAAACAGATGCTTTAACTGGGAGATGACTCCTCTGTGGTCTGTGAAGGCAAGAGGCCTGTCTGGCATCTTGCTGAACAAAATTAAAGTGGAGATACGGCAATTAAAATCTGATAGAGTGCAGAAACTTGTCTCTTTTTTGTATAGGAGGAAAAGCAAGTGGAAAGGGATGCTATGGAGAATCAGTGGAAGATGTTGGTTGAGGTTATTGTTCCTTGCTAATGTATGAGTACAACAGTCTCAGACTGGAAAGGGACttctaaaatgttcttttttctcctttcctttcagtttttctaGGGTCCTGCAGGAAACAGTGAGGGAACTGGCACCTCAGTGTGATGTGACGTTCATGCTCTCTGAAGATGGGAGCGGGAAGGGAGCTGCCCTCATTACTGCTGTGGCAAAAAGATTGCATAATATCGGACGGaagtaaaaatgagaaatgaagtcGTTTCAGCACTGCCAGGCGCGTGCACTAGAGATTTGCTGAGCGGTGATTGAAGATAACTTTGCCAGACACCAGTACCCAGGTACCTGATTTTCAGGGAGCAGTTGGTTTTTGACCAGCCAGGATTGTGGATTTTTGTCCCTGGGACACCACCTGGACCAGGTGTTTCTGCTCCCCACCATTATGTCTCGGCACACTGCAATCTACTCGGTTCTGTACTTCCTGAAGTGGGATAATAATATAATGCATATGGAAGAGtcagacaaacagaaaaacccaaaccaaaccatgCAACCAAAAACCCAAACATGTCTTTTTACAATGGCTTAGTTAAGATACTGTACCACAAGAGAATTTATTATCAAGTTCTTAAGATTCGTGTGTTTTTTAGTTTTGACTTGGCCTGTCTCACGGAACACTGATACCTGGTGTTGCACATATCTAGTGGACATGTTTGTTCAAACACATCACAGATCTTACAATAAATCTGCAGGTAAAATAAGTTAATGGGCTTTGATCAGTGACGCTTTCCCCTCACACCCAGCTGCATCGGTATTGTAATACTTCCTTGAGTGCAGGAGGCATGTTGAATAGATGaatgtaatgaaaaagaaatatgattcTACAGAATATCAGTTTGTGTCAAAATATAACAGTGCACTTGAATGCACATAAACATAACCAGTGCTGGATGGACTCTGATTGTGGCTATTCTTTTGattctgggggaaaaagaggGTGTAGAAGCAGCTACAGGGTCTGCTATGTGCACATTAGAGCTACCTTGAAAGTAACAAATTTGTTTATCTTTGGGCCATCAAAATAGTtttgtagaaaggaaaaaaaaatcacctgaatttctgaaattctcctctttgttttccctcagcTATCTACTTGCCCATTTGAGGGAGGATAGTTTCCATGAAGTGGGAGTTTATCCTtgactttcattttctg
Proteins encoded in this region:
- the LOC116491530 gene encoding hexokinase HKDC1-like translates to MFAVHLLAFHFTKLKEDQIKKVDRYLYHMRLSDDVLLDVMARFQAEMVKGLGRDTNSTATVKMLPTFVRSLPDGSEKGDFLAVDLGGSQFRALEVKVFNDGKQSSQLESKFYPTPKEVIQGSGTELFNYVADCLLDFMESKNLQHKKLPLGFTFSFPCKQTKLEEGALLAWTKHFKVRGVQGTDVVSSLRKALQKHKDINVDVLAMVNDTVGTMMTCGYDDPHCEVGLIIGTGTNACYMEEMRHIDLVEGDEGRMCINTEWGAFGDDGALDDLRTEFDRELDLGSLNPGKQLFEKMISSLYLGELVRLILLKMTKEGLLFNGKVSTALLTKDKIEMKHVCAMEKYKEGLSNTKEILTELNLFPSEEDCIAVQHVCTIVSFRSANLCAAALAAILTRLRENKKVPRLRTTVGIDGGLYKTHPQYPKRLHKVVRRLVPNCDVRFLLSQSGSAKGAAMVTAVAYRLAAQRKQIDAVLAPFLLSLDTLREVKNKMRAELEYGLKRETQASATVKMLPTYVCGMPDGTESGKFLALDLGGTNFRVLLVKIRSGRRRSVQMYNKIFAIPLEIMQGTGEELFDHIVQCIADFLEYMGIKGARLPLGFTFSFPCRQASIDKGTLVGWTKGFKATDCEGEDVVDMLREAIRRRNEFDLDIVAVVNDTVGTMMTCGYEDPNCEIGLIAGTGSNVCYMEDMKNIEIVEGNEGKMCINTEWGGFGDNGCIDNIRTKYDKQVDEGSLNAGKQRYEKMTSGMYLGEIVRQILIDLTKQGLLFRGQISESLRKRGIFETKFLSQIESDRLALLQVRRILQQLGLDSTCEDSIIVKEVCGAVSRRAAQLCGAGLAAIVEKKRENRGVEHLQITVGVDGTLYKLHPHFSRVLQETVRELAPQCDVTFMLSEDGSGKGAALITAVAKRLHNIGRK